A single Vigna radiata var. radiata cultivar VC1973A chromosome 8, Vradiata_ver6, whole genome shotgun sequence DNA region contains:
- the LOC106771759 gene encoding expansin-B15-like yields the protein MSYTLKHALSHSLTLLASFSILLVVPSSCFNPKKIVNASIDSYSSYGSWSSGVATWYGPSNGDGSEGGACGYGRTVGEPPFSSMIAAGSPPLFDSGKGCGSCYEVKCTGNKACSGNPVRIVITDHCPDCGSDPHFDMSGAAFGEMAVSGQGDQLRKAGRIAIQYSRVACNYGRSIVFHVDSGSNQDYLAVMVEYEDGDGGLKRVEVKEASSEAWEAMEESWGAVWKYNKRSQLKAPFSIRLTNFESKTIEATNVIPAGWKPGGTYPSNVNF from the exons ATGTCTTATACGCTTAAACATGCATTGTCTCATTCACTCACTCTTCTAGCTTCCTTTTCAATACTCCTAGTGGTCCCTTCTTCTTGTTTCAACCCCAAAAAGATTGTCAATGCTTCAATTGATTCATACTCTTCATATGGTTCATGGTCATCTGGTGTGGCTACCTGGTATGGACCTTCCAATGGGGATGGAAGTGAAG GTGGTGCTTGTGGTTATGGCAGAACTGTTGGGGAACCTCCATTCTCATCAATGATAGCTGCAGGAAGCCCTCCTTTGTTTGATTCAGGCAAAGGTTGTGGTTCTTGTTACGAG GTGAAGTGCACAGGGAATAAAGCATGCTCAGGCAACCCTGTGAGGATAGTCATCACTGATCACTGTCCTGATTGTGGTTCTGACCCACATTTTGATATGAGTGGCGCTGCTTTTGGGGAAATGGCAGTTTCAGGTCAAGGCGATCAACTGCGCAAGGCTGGCAGAATAGCCATTCAATACAGCAG GGTTGCATGCAACTACGGTAGGTCAATAGTTTTTCATGTGGACTCTGGATCGAACCAAGATTATTTAGCAGTGATGGTTGAATATGAAGATGGAGATGGTGGACTTAAGAGAGTTGAAGTGAAGGAAGCATCTTCAGAGGCATGGGAAGCCATGGAAGAATCTTGGGGTGCAGTTTGGAAATATAACAAAAGGTCACAACTCAAAGCACCATTCTCTATAAGGCTAACCAACTTTGAGTCCAAGACTATTGAGGCTACCAATGTCATCCCTGCTGGCTGGAAACCTGGTGGTACTTATCCATCAAATGTTAATTTTTga
- the LOC106772510 gene encoding uncharacterized protein At2g38710 produces MVSANQEMVVYCFDTLVSHYNNQEPPPPAFDQAQHPLFVTWKKVVNGGDPRLRGCIGTLEARSLINGLKDYALTSALRDRRFPPIQANELPFLECTVSILTDYETANNYLDWEIEKHGIIIEFSDPVYSTRRSATYLPEVAANEGWTKVEAIDSLIRKSGYNGPITDELRMQLQLTRYQSTLFTMHYSEYVSYVKERRGEAPILAAKSPHY; encoded by the exons ATGGTGTCGGCGAACCAGGAAATGGTTGTTTACTGCTTTGACACCCTCGTCTCTCACTACAACAACCAGGAACCTCCTCCTCCGGCCTTCGATCAGGCTCAGCA CCCATTGTTTGTTACATGGAAGAAAGTGGTGAATGGAGGAGATCCTCGACTTCGAGGATGCATTGGAACTCTGGAAGCACGCAGCTTGATCAATGGGCTCAAAGATTATGCACTGACCAG TGCCCTCAGGGACAGAAGGTTTCCACCCATACAGGCTAATGAGCTGCCGTTTTTGGAGTGTACAGTGTCTATTCTTACTGACTATGAAACTGCTAACAATTATCTAGATTGGGAG ATAGAAAAACATGgtataattattgaattttctGATCCTGTGTATAGCACAAGGCGTAGTGCCACGTACCTGCCTGAAGTGGCTGCCAATGAAG GTTGGACAAAAGTAGAGGCCATTGATTCTTTGATACGTAAATCAGGATACAATGGTCCTATAACCGATGAACTTAGGATGCAATTACAGCTAACCAGATACCAAAGCACCTTATTTACCATGCACTATAGTGAATACGTCTCCTATGTGAAGGAGAGAAGAGGTGAAGCTCCTATTCTTGCAGCTAAATCACCTCACTACTAA